A DNA window from Camelina sativa cultivar DH55 chromosome 13, Cs, whole genome shotgun sequence contains the following coding sequences:
- the LOC104736775 gene encoding uncharacterized protein LOC104736775, with translation MEASFIRSLPSAGNFANLLPTGTALMFETLIPSFSNGGECTNKPANKFLTISLISFCAAACLFSSFTDSFVGEDGRIYYGIATANGLYILNDYPDEDGYDPESGLTGDKKRRCKLSFVDFVHAFVSVVVFLSLAVESSDFRRCLLPEDDGHSWGGHFVLMIKYFAVMVVTVASFFFAIFPTKRRGIGFTDIR, from the coding sequence ATGGAAGCGTCGTTCATTAGATCTCTACCGTCCGCCGGGAACTTCGCCAACCTCTTACCGACAGGAACTGCCCTCATGTTCGAAACCCTTATCCCTTCTTTCTCCAACGGCGGCGAATGCACCAACAAACCCGCTAATAAATTCCTCACCATTTCCCTCATCTCCTTTTGCGCCGCGGCTTGCTTATTCTCCTCCTTCACCGACTCTTTCGTAGGTGAAGACGGTCGCATTTACTACGGAATTGCCACAGCGAACGGTCTCTACATCCTCAACGACTATCCAGACGAGGACGGTTATGATCCGGAATCCGGCTTAACTGGCGACAAAAAACGGAGATGCAAGTTGAGTTTTGTCGATTTCGTGCATGCTTTTGTGTCCGTTGTCGTGTTCTTGTCGTTAGCCGTAGAGAGTTCGGATTTTCGGAGGTGTTTGCTCCCTGAGGACGACGGCCATAGTTGGGGTGGTCATTTCGTACTTATGATCAAGTATTTTGCGGTTATGGTGGTGACAGTGGCGAGCTTTTTCTTTGCTATCTTCCCCACAAAACGAAGAGGCATCGGATTTACGGACATTCGTTGA
- the LOC104736772 gene encoding 39S ribosomal protein L45, mitochondrial-like isoform X1: MALVRRFHTVRSLLRTAGSRESSSLPFGNGNEFSLTQIGDDFRFGYWRSYHSSLSHVPEAHGRSMYSRLCESHNVNIHLLRSTLIAESLPFTNDKRFVATQVKAPPQLQKTGAVRVSMVSPGFVYEPYALQEKISIWRRCFTRGGWRRTKEDFVRELRSAYAIAKLRKTGYSKNTFYIEALELYKQINILMANGDKKEIRKNVTERMYSALKNEIKQREAIWDGVYWEMIEPVVKIRTLQARLIGIDRTDLKKAFIQLTLEFLTKQKFEAYDTKGNVVAGDRKKEVLVRDIWVFEKSLFHTGAYWRLCGRIKL, from the exons ATGGCGCTCGTGAGAAGGTTTCACACAGTTCGTTCTTTGTTGCGAACAGCTGGATCAAGAGAATCTTCTTCACTCCC ATTTGGGAATGGAAATGAGTTCTCTTTGACTCAAATCGGAGATGATTTCAGATTTGGGTATTGGAGAAGCTatcattcttctctttctcacg TTCCTGAAGCTCATGGGAGAAGTATGTATTCACGTTTATGTGAGAGCCATAACGTCAACATACATTTGCTTCGATCTActctg ATTGCAGAGTCTTTGCCGTTTACGAATGATAAAAGGTTTGTTGCAACGCAAGTTAAGGCTCCACCTCAACTACAGAAAACG GGTGCCGTTAGAGTGTCTATGGTAAGTCCTGGATTTGTATATGAACCCTATGCACTTCAAGAGAAGATCTCGATTTGGCGGAG ATGTTTCACAAGAGGTGGTTGGCGAAGAACAAAAGAGGATTTTGTACGGGAG CTAAGAAGCGCCTACGCAATCGCTAAGTTAAGGAAGACAGGGTATTCAAAGAATACGTTCTACATAGAAGCACTAGAGTTGTACAAACAG ATTAATATTCTGATGGCCAATGGTGACAAGAAGGAGATAAGAAAAAACGTAACTGAAAGAATGTATTCT GCACTGAAGAAcgaaatcaaacaaagagaagcCATCTGGGATGGTGTTTACTGGGAAATGATTGAGCCAGTTGTCAAGATCCGAACTTTACAAGCTCGACTG ATCGGAATTGACCGGACAGACCTTAAGAAAGCATTTATACAACTGACACTCGAGTTTCTGACAAAGCAG AAATTCGAAGCATACGATACAAAAGGCAATGTAGTAGCTGGAGATAGGAAGAAAGAG GTGCTTGTACGTGACATATGGGTCTTTGAGAAGTCTCTTTTCCATACAGGAGCTTACTGGCGGCTCTGTGGCCGGATCAAACTATGA
- the LOC104736773 gene encoding glutathione synthetase, chloroplastic, producing MISGCSSLSYFSSTCITGASVFTCSSSLKLNPRSRLLFQNPRILRNQEPLLRSGRSLVMESHKPMFDINKFDDEFVQKLVYDALVWSSLHGLVVGDKTYQKSGNLPGVGMMHAPISLLPTAFPEIYWNRACDVTPIFNELIDRVSLDGKFLQDSLSRTKKADIFTSRLLDIHSKMLERTKKEDIRLGLHRFDYMLDEETNSILQIEMNTIACSFPGHSRLVSELHQTLLRSYGDQIGIDSERVPRNTSTGQFADAMAKAWLEYNNPRAVVMVIVQAEERNMYDQHWLSSILKEKHNIVAIRKTLAEVEKEGSVQEDGTLIVGGKAVAVVYFRSGYTPNDHPSESEWNARMLIEESSAVKCPTIAYHLTGTKKIQQELAKPGVLERFLDNKEDIAKLRKCFAGLWSLDDQEIVKQAIEKPGLFVMKPQREGGGNNIYGDDVRENLLRLQKEGVDGNAAYILMQRIFPKVSNTFMVREGVYHKSQAISELGVYGAYLRNKDKVIVNEQSGYLMRTKISSSDEGGVAAGFGVLDSIYLN from the exons ATGATCAGTGGCTGCTCTTCTCTCTCATACTTTTCTTCCACTTGCATCACTGGGGCCTCTGTTTTCACTTGTTCTTCTTCGCTGAAACTCAATCCAAGAAGCAGATTACTTTTCCAGAACCCTAGAATTCTGAGAAATCAGGAACCTTTGTTGAGGTCTGGGAGATCCCTGGTGATGGAATCACACAAACCCATGTTCGATATAAACAAGTTTGATGATGAGTTTGTTCAGAAACTGGTTTATGATGCTCTCGTTTGGTCTTCTCTTCACGGACTCGTCGTTGGTGACAAAACTTACcag AAATCAGGAAACCTTCCAGGGGTTGGAATGATGCACGCCCCCATTTCATTGCTACCAACTGCATTCCCAGAGATCTACTGGAACCGAGCTTGTGATGTTACTCCTATTTTCAATGAATTGATTGATCGTGTTAGCTTGGATGGCAAATTCTTACAGGATAGTCTCTCTAG AACAAAAAAAGCTGACATCTTTACATCTAGACTTCTTGACATTCACTCCAAGATGCTAGAAAGAACCAAGAAAGAG GATATTCGTTTGGGTTTACACCGGTTTGATTATATGCttgatgaagaaacaaattcaattctTCAGATTGAGATGAACACTATCGCGTGTTCGTTTCCAGGCCATAGTCGTCTTGTTAGCGAGCTACACCA GACATTGCTTCGATCTTATGGGGATCAGATTGGGATAGACTCTGAACGTGTACCTAGGAATACATCCACGGGACAATTTGCTGATGCAATGGCCAAAGCTTGGTTGGAGTACAATAACCCAAG AGCGGTGGTCATGGTAATTGTACAGGCAGAAGAACGCAATATGTATGATCAACACTGGCTGAGCAgtatattgaaagaaaa GCACAATATAGTAGCCATCAGGAAGACCCTAGCAGAAGTCGAGAAGGAAGGGAGTGTACAAGAGGATGGAACCCTTATTGT TGGCGGCAAAGCAGTCGCGGTGGTTTATTTCAGATCTGGCTATACTCCCAATGATCATCCATCTGAATCA GAATGGAATGCTAGGATGCTAATAGAGGAGTCTTCAGCAGTCAAATGCCCGACTATAGCTTATCATTTAACCGGCACCAAGAAAATCCAGCAAGAACTGGCAAAACCAGGTGTTCTCGAGAG GTTTCTGGACAACAAAGAGGACATTGCTAAGCTGAGGAAATGCTTTGCTGGGCTATGGAGCTTGGATGATCAAGAAATCGTCAAGCAGGCAATCGAAAAACCTGGATTGTTCGTTATGAAGCCTCAGAGAGAAGGCGGAG GAAACAACATCTATGGAGATGATGTGAGGGAAAATCTTCTGAGACTGCAGAAAGAAGGAGTTGATGGAAACGCTGCATATATCCTGATGCAGAGGATATTCCCAAAGGTGTCAAACACGTTCATGGTGCGAGAAGGTGTTTACCATAAAAGTCAAGCTATATCAGAACTCGGTGTCTATGGTGCATACCTCAG GAACAAAGACAAGGTTATAGTAAACGAGCAGAGTGGTTACCTAATGCGCACGAAGATCTCATCATCAGATGAAGGCGGCGTTGCAGCTGGTTTTGGAGTCTTGGACAGCATTTATTTGAATTGA
- the LOC104736769 gene encoding E3 ubiquitin-protein ligase ATL31 — protein sequence MNPIKHISLPLLVLFSLLLSLASGQSNQPDPRNDQYAYSGKLSPAMAVVVVVVIAALFFMGFFTVYLRHCTGVVDGSVTPTGGAARRRVTNATVARGLDAETIETFPTFVYSEVKTQKIGKGALECAICLNEFEDDETLRLLPKCDHVFHPQCIGAWLQGHVTCPVCRTNLAEETTQTAEPVEPDVVVEMDLEAAIPEPAVELPRLKFPRSHTTGHSVVLPGESTDRFTLRLPEDLRKKIMANWKLNRSNSLLVLPRGGSSRSGKPVDRSRAKSDRWLFRKTPSFLWRNRDDGSIRLDGTGSIKTNEVTSPTSDSVPADRWAFLRNPSFLWRNTTPVPSPRVGVNKDGEGTSSVQHIGTASGSVRLPV from the coding sequence ATGAATCCCATAAAGCATATCTCTTTACCACTTCTTGTCTTGTTCTCCCTACTACTATCTCTAGCATCGGGTCAATCTAACCAACCCGACCCGAGAAATGACCAGTATGCTTACAGCGGCAAGCTTAGTCCAGCCATGGCTGTAGTCGTGGTCGTCGTAATCGCAGCTCTCTTCTTCATGGGCTTCTTCACCGTTTACTTACGTCACTGTACTGGAGTAGTCGACGGCAGCGTTACTCCCACGGGAGGAGCAGCGAGGAGGAGAGTGACCAACGCGACGGTAGCGCGTGGGTTAGACGCGGAGACGATCGAGACGTTTCCGACTTTTGTCTACTCGGAAGTGAAGACTCAGAAGATCGGCAAAGGAGCGTTGGAGTGTGCGATTTGTCTGAATGAGTTCGAAGACGACGAAACGCTGCGTTTGTTGCCTAAATGTGATCACGTGTTTCATCCTCAGTGTATCGGCGCGTGGCTACAAGGTCACGTGACTTGTCCTGTTTGTCGGACTAATCTTGCTGAAGAGACGACGCAGACAGCTGAACCGGTCGAACCGGATGTGGTGGTTGAAATGGATCTTGAGGCGGCGATACCTGAACCGGCGGTGGAACTCCCACGTCTTAAATTCCCGAGGTCGCATACGACGGGGCATTCCGTGGTGTTACCGGGAGAGAGTACCGACCGGTTTACGCTTAGATTACCGGAAGATTTAAGGAAGAAGATAATGGCGAATTGGAAATTGAACCGGTCCAATAGTTTACTTGTTTTACCGAGGGGAGGAAGCTCCAGGAGTGGTAAACCGGTTGATAGGTCGAGGGCTAAATCGGACCGGTGGTTGTTCCGTAAAACGCCGTCGTTTCTGTGGCGGAACCGGGATGATGGTTCGATTAGACTTGATGGTACCGGCAGCATTAAAACAAATGAAGTGACAAGTCCGACCAGTGATTCCGTTCCAGCAGACCGGTGGGCTTTTCTAAGAAACCCATCGTTTCTGTGGAGGAATACGACGCCGGTTCCTTCGCCGAGGGTTGGAGTCAATAAGGACGGTGAAGGAACGTCGTCGGTTCAACATATTGGTACGGCTAGCGGTTCTGTTAGATTACCGGTTTAA
- the LOC104736772 gene encoding 39S ribosomal protein L45, mitochondrial-like isoform X2 gives MALVRRFHTVRSLLRTAGSRESSSLPFGNGNEFSLTQIGDDFRFGYWRSYHSSLSHAHGRSMYSRLCESHNVNIHLLRSTLIAESLPFTNDKRFVATQVKAPPQLQKTGAVRVSMVSPGFVYEPYALQEKISIWRRCFTRGGWRRTKEDFVRELRSAYAIAKLRKTGYSKNTFYIEALELYKQINILMANGDKKEIRKNVTERMYSALKNEIKQREAIWDGVYWEMIEPVVKIRTLQARLIGIDRTDLKKAFIQLTLEFLTKQKFEAYDTKGNVVAGDRKKEVLVRDIWVFEKSLFHTGAYWRLCGRIKL, from the exons ATGGCGCTCGTGAGAAGGTTTCACACAGTTCGTTCTTTGTTGCGAACAGCTGGATCAAGAGAATCTTCTTCACTCCC ATTTGGGAATGGAAATGAGTTCTCTTTGACTCAAATCGGAGATGATTTCAGATTTGGGTATTGGAGAAGCTatcattcttctctttctcacg CTCATGGGAGAAGTATGTATTCACGTTTATGTGAGAGCCATAACGTCAACATACATTTGCTTCGATCTActctg ATTGCAGAGTCTTTGCCGTTTACGAATGATAAAAGGTTTGTTGCAACGCAAGTTAAGGCTCCACCTCAACTACAGAAAACG GGTGCCGTTAGAGTGTCTATGGTAAGTCCTGGATTTGTATATGAACCCTATGCACTTCAAGAGAAGATCTCGATTTGGCGGAG ATGTTTCACAAGAGGTGGTTGGCGAAGAACAAAAGAGGATTTTGTACGGGAG CTAAGAAGCGCCTACGCAATCGCTAAGTTAAGGAAGACAGGGTATTCAAAGAATACGTTCTACATAGAAGCACTAGAGTTGTACAAACAG ATTAATATTCTGATGGCCAATGGTGACAAGAAGGAGATAAGAAAAAACGTAACTGAAAGAATGTATTCT GCACTGAAGAAcgaaatcaaacaaagagaagcCATCTGGGATGGTGTTTACTGGGAAATGATTGAGCCAGTTGTCAAGATCCGAACTTTACAAGCTCGACTG ATCGGAATTGACCGGACAGACCTTAAGAAAGCATTTATACAACTGACACTCGAGTTTCTGACAAAGCAG AAATTCGAAGCATACGATACAAAAGGCAATGTAGTAGCTGGAGATAGGAAGAAAGAG GTGCTTGTACGTGACATATGGGTCTTTGAGAAGTCTCTTTTCCATACAGGAGCTTACTGGCGGCTCTGTGGCCGGATCAAACTATGA
- the LOC104736771 gene encoding uncharacterized protein LOC104736771, translating to MAILLHSLCLHPPNPKPQNQNKAKILSPCATFRRDVVLRTASLCFVSFIFQNQIPESLADPLKSSKPLRLGIANTSSWFQFFGDGFAIRVPPDFEDVNEPEDYSAGLSLYGDKAKPKTFAARFQTPDGSEVLSVVIRPSNQLKITFLEATDISDLGSLKTAARLFVPGAATIYAARTIKVKEEEGLRNYYFYEFGRDEERIALVASVNRGKVYIAGAAAPESKWKDDELKLRSAAISFTIL from the exons atgGCCATTCTACTTCACTCTCTCTGTCTTCATCCAccaaaccctaaacctcaaaaccaaaacaaagccAAAATCTTATCACCTTGTGCAACCTTCCGGAGAGATGTGGTGCTTAGAACAGCATCTCTCTGTTTCGTCTCTTTCatctttcaaaaccaaattccaGAGTCATTAGCAGATCCTTTGAAGTCTTCTAAACCGTTAAGACTCGGCATTGCCAACACTTCTTCTTGGTTTCAGTTCTTTGGTGATGGGTTCGCCATTAGGGTTCCTCCTGATTTTGAAGACGTCAATGAGCCTGAG GATTACTCTGCAGGATTGTCACTCTATGGGGACAAGGCAAAGCCCAAAACTTTCGCTGCCCGGTTCCAAACTCCTGATGG ATCAGAAGTTTTAAGCGTAGTCATTCGCCCTTCAAATCAACTTAAGATCACTTTCTTAGAG GCTACAGATATATCCGATTTGGGATCGTTGAAGACAGCTGCAAGACTCTTTGTTCCAG GTGCGGCAACGATTTACGCTGCTCGTACAATCAAGGTAAAGGAGGAAGAAGGTTTAAG AAATTACTACTTTTACGAGTTTGGTAGAGATGAAGAACGCATCGCTTTAGTAGCCTCTGTGAACAGAGGGAAG GTTTATATCGCTGGAGCAGCTGCACCAGAATCCAAATGGAAAGACGATGAGTTGAAGCTTCGATCTGCTGCCATTTCTTTCACTATCTTATAA